The following are encoded in a window of Flavobacterium sp. WC2421 genomic DNA:
- a CDS encoding nuclear transport factor 2 family protein yields the protein MSAKEIIQKFYKSDALIDSDILKDYLHSDIIVDWNSSKGFIQLDYDSLVSLSNDLSKAYVRSKVRISHIVSENDMVTVRYSHFVKTIENPREEMLLAHFIAIWQIKDNKLYRGYQMSQLS from the coding sequence ATGTCGGCAAAAGAAATTATTCAAAAGTTTTACAAATCAGATGCGCTAATTGATAGTGACATTTTGAAAGATTATTTGCATTCTGATATCATTGTAGATTGGAATAGTAGTAAAGGATTTATTCAATTGGATTATGATTCTTTAGTGAGTCTCTCTAATGATTTGAGTAAAGCTTATGTTCGTTCGAAAGTAAGAATAAGTCATATCGTTTCAGAAAATGATATGGTTACGGTTCGTTATTCGCATTTTGTAAAAACAATAGAGAACCCTAGAGAAGAAATGTTATTGGCCCATTTTATTGCAATTTGGCAAATAAAAGACAATAAATTATATAGAGGTTATCAAATGAGTCAATTATCCTAA
- the sucD gene encoding succinate--CoA ligase subunit alpha, with amino-acid sequence MSVLVNKDSKIIVQGFTGSEGTFHASQMIEYGTNVVGGVTPGKGGSTHLDRPVFNTVKDAVEQAGADTTIIFVPPAFAADAIMEAADAGIKVIIAITEGIPVADMIKANAYVKERNARLIGPNCPGIITPGEAKVGIMPGFVFKKGTVGIVSKSGTLTYEAADQVVKQGLGITTAIGIGGDPIIGTTTKEAVELLMNDPETECIVMIGEIGGQLEADAAHWIKADGNRKPVVGFIAGVTAPAGRTMGHAGAIVGGSDDTAEAKKQIMRECGIHVVDSPAEIGKKVKEVIG; translated from the coding sequence ATGAGTGTTTTAGTTAATAAAGATTCCAAAATAATTGTTCAAGGATTTACAGGAAGCGAAGGAACTTTCCATGCTTCTCAAATGATTGAGTACGGTACAAACGTAGTTGGTGGTGTTACTCCAGGTAAAGGAGGATCAACTCATCTAGACAGACCTGTTTTCAATACTGTAAAAGACGCAGTTGAACAAGCTGGTGCTGACACAACAATCATTTTTGTACCACCTGCTTTTGCTGCGGACGCAATTATGGAAGCTGCTGATGCTGGAATAAAAGTAATTATCGCTATTACAGAAGGAATTCCTGTAGCTGATATGATCAAAGCAAATGCTTACGTAAAAGAAAGAAATGCTAGGTTAATAGGTCCTAACTGTCCTGGTATCATTACTCCAGGTGAAGCTAAAGTTGGTATTATGCCAGGTTTTGTATTTAAAAAAGGAACTGTAGGTATTGTTTCTAAATCAGGAACATTAACATATGAAGCGGCTGACCAAGTTGTAAAACAAGGATTAGGAATCACTACTGCAATTGGTATTGGTGGAGACCCAATCATTGGAACTACTACTAAAGAGGCAGTTGAATTATTGATGAATGACCCAGAAACAGAATGTATCGTTATGATAGGTGAGATAGGTGGTCAATTAGAAGCTGATGCTGCACATTGGATTAAAGCTGATGGTAACCGTAAGCCAGTTGTTGGTTTCATTGCAGGAGTTACTGCTCCAGCGGGTCGTACAATGGGTCACGCAGGTGCTATTGTTGGTGGATCAGATGATACTGCTGAAGCTAAAAAACAAATCATGAGAGAATGTGGAATTCACGTTGTAGATTCTCCAGCAGAAATTGGTAAAAAAGTTAAAGAAGTTATCGGATAA
- a CDS encoding Na+/H+ antiporter NhaC family protein: MTHLLKKKGSVYALIPLLIFIFTFLGAGIWLDDFYALPAPIAVLIGIIAAFLLFKGTADEKVTTLIAGCGESKIMTMCLIYLLAGAFAVVSKAMGGVDAVVSLGINTVDVAYFPLGIFLIAAFLSTATGTSVGAIVAIGPIAVDLANSSGASLPLIAGALLGGSMLGDNLSMISDTTIAATQSLGCELKDKFKINLFIAFPAAIITIAVFFYLGLNSDITAVAIPKTSFEWFAIVPYILVIVLALIGVDVFSTLIIGTILAGLIGYFGNHFTLMEFARKIYEGFTSMTEIFLLSMLTGGLAAMVDKAGGIDFLLYQIKKRIKSKKSAQAGIGALVGFTNVAIANNTVSIVITGGIAKEINDEYNLSSKKTAAILDIFSCVIQGILPYGAQVLLILSFANGKLDFMDLLGNAWYHLFLFIFTLVAIYSSFWDKLVKRFLDI, encoded by the coding sequence ATGACTCATTTATTGAAAAAAAAGGGAAGTGTTTATGCTTTAATTCCTTTATTGATTTTTATTTTTACTTTTTTAGGAGCCGGAATTTGGCTTGATGACTTTTATGCTTTACCTGCTCCAATAGCGGTTTTAATTGGAATTATTGCTGCTTTTTTACTGTTCAAAGGTACAGCTGATGAAAAAGTAACCACCTTGATTGCAGGTTGCGGAGAGAGTAAAATTATGACCATGTGTTTGATTTATCTATTAGCAGGTGCTTTTGCAGTGGTTAGTAAAGCAATGGGAGGTGTTGATGCCGTGGTAAGTCTTGGAATTAATACTGTAGATGTGGCTTACTTTCCGTTGGGGATCTTTTTGATAGCCGCTTTTTTATCAACTGCTACAGGAACTTCTGTAGGTGCAATTGTGGCAATTGGGCCAATTGCGGTTGATTTGGCTAATTCTAGTGGCGCTTCATTGCCTTTGATTGCAGGTGCTTTGCTAGGTGGTTCGATGCTTGGAGATAATCTATCTATGATTTCGGATACTACAATTGCTGCGACACAATCCTTAGGTTGTGAATTGAAAGATAAATTTAAAATCAATTTATTCATTGCTTTTCCAGCTGCTATTATTACAATCGCAGTATTCTTTTATTTGGGATTGAATTCTGATATTACTGCAGTAGCTATTCCTAAAACAAGTTTTGAATGGTTTGCAATTGTGCCTTATATTTTAGTAATTGTACTTGCATTGATTGGTGTTGATGTATTTTCTACCTTGATTATTGGAACTATATTGGCTGGATTAATTGGGTATTTTGGAAATCATTTTACGTTAATGGAATTTGCGCGAAAAATTTATGAAGGATTCACCAGTATGACCGAAATCTTTTTGCTATCGATGCTGACTGGAGGTTTAGCCGCTATGGTGGATAAGGCTGGAGGTATTGATTTTTTATTGTACCAAATAAAAAAACGCATTAAGAGTAAAAAATCAGCCCAAGCGGGGATAGGTGCTTTGGTGGGTTTTACTAATGTAGCTATTGCTAATAATACCGTTTCTATTGTTATTACTGGAGGAATTGCCAAGGAAATTAACGACGAATACAATTTAAGTTCCAAAAAAACAGCCGCCATTCTTGATATTTTTTCCTGTGTTATTCAAGGAATTTTGCCTTATGGTGCGCAAGTACTTTTGATTTTAAGTTTTGCTAATGGGAAACTTGATTTTATGGATTTGCTTGGGAATGCATGGTATCATCTATTTTTATTTATTTTTACTTTGGTAGCGATTTATAGTTCATTTTGGGATAAATTAGTAAAACGATTTTTAGATATTTAA
- the fabG gene encoding 3-oxoacyl-[acyl-carrier-protein] reductase, which produces MKLLEGKVAIITGASRGIGKGIAEVFAKHGANVAFTYSSSVESALALENELNALGIKAKGYQSNAADFNEAQTMVEAVIAEFGTVDILINNAGITKDNLLMRMSEEDFDKVIDVNLKSVFNMTKAVQKTFLKKRAGSIINMSSVVGVKGNAGQTNYAASKAGVIGFTKSVALELGSRNIRCNAIAPGFIETEMTAKLNDDVVQGWRDGIPLKRGGTTEDVANACLFLASDMSSYISGQVLNVCGGMLT; this is translated from the coding sequence ATGAAATTACTAGAAGGAAAAGTGGCCATTATAACAGGCGCAAGTCGTGGAATTGGAAAAGGAATTGCAGAGGTTTTTGCAAAACACGGTGCAAATGTTGCGTTTACTTACAGTTCATCTGTAGAATCGGCTTTAGCATTAGAAAATGAATTGAATGCTTTGGGAATAAAAGCGAAAGGATACCAATCAAATGCCGCTGATTTTAATGAAGCGCAAACTATGGTTGAAGCTGTAATTGCTGAATTTGGTACTGTTGATATTTTAATCAATAACGCTGGAATTACAAAGGATAATTTGCTAATGCGTATGTCTGAAGAGGATTTTGACAAAGTAATTGATGTGAATTTGAAGTCGGTTTTCAATATGACTAAGGCAGTTCAAAAAACATTCTTGAAAAAACGTGCAGGTTCTATCATCAATATGAGTAGTGTAGTAGGGGTAAAAGGAAATGCTGGACAAACGAATTATGCGGCTTCTAAGGCTGGAGTTATTGGTTTTACTAAATCAGTAGCATTAGAATTAGGTTCTCGTAACATTCGTTGTAATGCGATTGCACCTGGATTTATTGAAACTGAAATGACTGCAAAATTGAACGACGATGTGGTTCAAGGATGGAGAGATGGAATTCCGTTAAAACGTGGTGGTACTACTGAAGATGTTGCTAATGCATGTCTATTCTTAGCTTCAGATATGAGTTCTTATATCTCTGGGCAAGTATTGAATGTATGTGGAGGAATGCTTACGTAA
- a CDS encoding LysR family transcriptional regulator has protein sequence MDFRLKVFYTVANRLSFTKAALELFITQPAVSKHIQELEEQYQIKLFDRNGNKVSLTLAGQTLLSHTNKILEIYRDVDFDMSSLINQQRGLLRIGASTTISQYIIPPLLARFHQKLKDVKVNLRNGNTEQIENALLNKEIEIGIVEGQSKNKLIKYTPYLKDELVLVCNLNNPLVSKTEITKDDLLNMRFLMREQGSGTLEVIEYALKPLDINLSQLLIEMELGSTESIKSYLMNSDCVAFISIHAIEKELKNQELVILDIKNLTIERFFYIISLQGKTDALSELFIKNIAGYYNLKLW, from the coding sequence ATGGATTTTAGACTCAAAGTATTTTATACTGTTGCAAACCGTTTGAGTTTTACTAAAGCTGCACTAGAGTTGTTTATCACTCAACCTGCTGTTTCAAAGCACATACAGGAATTAGAAGAACAATATCAAATTAAACTTTTTGATAGAAATGGAAATAAAGTTTCCCTGACACTTGCTGGTCAAACGTTGTTGAGTCATACTAATAAAATTCTTGAAATTTATAGAGATGTTGATTTTGATATGAGTTCGTTAATCAATCAACAACGAGGATTGTTGCGAATAGGAGCGAGCACCACTATTTCTCAATATATCATTCCGCCTTTGTTAGCGCGTTTTCATCAAAAATTGAAGGATGTTAAAGTGAATTTGAGAAATGGAAACACAGAGCAAATTGAAAATGCATTACTAAATAAAGAAATTGAGATTGGTATTGTAGAGGGACAATCGAAGAACAAATTAATTAAATACACTCCTTATTTAAAAGATGAACTGGTTTTGGTTTGTAATTTAAATAATCCTTTAGTTTCTAAAACTGAAATAACAAAAGATGATCTTTTGAATATGCGTTTTTTAATGCGGGAACAAGGTTCTGGAACACTAGAAGTAATTGAATATGCTTTAAAACCATTAGATATTAATTTATCTCAATTGCTAATTGAGATGGAATTGGGCAGTACTGAAAGTATTAAATCTTATTTAATGAATTCAGATTGTGTTGCTTTTATTTCGATACATGCGATAGAAAAAGAGCTGAAAAATCAAGAATTAGTAATTCTAGATATAAAAAATTTAACAATAGAAAGGTTTTTCTATATTATCAGTTTACAAGGAAAAACCGACGCACTTTCGGAATTATTTATAAAAAATATCGCAGGTTATTATAACTTGAAGTTATGGTAG
- a CDS encoding YeiH family protein: MENQSYLVSNKSTFLFEIKKWQQQMFFIFLILICLSGFISPPIALLLGLVVANLAGHPFLHLNHKATTILLQVSVVGLGFGMNVNSALSAGKEGFLFTIASIFSTLTLGFFIGKWFSIEKKTSHLISCGTAICGGSAIAAIAPVIKSDEKQTSVALGVIFILNSVALFLFPAVGHWLHLTQHEFGLWCAIAIHDTSSVVGAANKYGAEALQIATTVKLARALWIIPVALITSYLFKNKKSKIKIPYFIGLFILAMLCNTFVSQTALVAPYLVSIAKTGLTVTLFLIGAGLNWKILKTVGIKPLLQGVLLWGFIAIAALVSIIYLS; this comes from the coding sequence ATGGAAAATCAATCTTATCTAGTTTCAAATAAATCTACTTTTCTTTTTGAAATTAAGAAGTGGCAACAGCAAATGTTTTTTATTTTTCTGATACTAATTTGCCTGTCGGGTTTTATTTCTCCTCCAATTGCCCTTTTATTAGGTTTAGTTGTAGCTAATTTGGCAGGGCATCCGTTTTTACATTTAAATCATAAAGCAACTACTATTTTACTGCAAGTTTCTGTTGTAGGATTGGGGTTTGGCATGAATGTAAACAGTGCTTTATCTGCTGGGAAAGAAGGTTTTTTATTTACTATAGCCTCAATTTTTAGTACATTAACTTTAGGCTTTTTCATTGGTAAATGGTTTAGTATTGAAAAGAAAACGTCCCATTTAATTTCATGTGGAACTGCCATTTGTGGCGGAAGTGCCATTGCAGCAATTGCTCCTGTCATTAAATCTGATGAGAAACAAACTTCGGTGGCTTTAGGAGTCATTTTTATTTTGAATTCAGTTGCTTTGTTTCTTTTTCCTGCCGTTGGACATTGGTTGCATTTAACACAACATGAATTTGGTTTGTGGTGTGCCATTGCGATTCATGATACCAGCTCAGTAGTTGGAGCAGCTAATAAATATGGTGCAGAGGCTTTACAAATCGCTACAACAGTAAAATTAGCGAGAGCATTATGGATTATTCCAGTGGCATTAATTACATCTTACTTATTTAAAAATAAAAAAAGTAAAATCAAAATCCCTTATTTTATTGGGTTATTTATCTTAGCGATGCTCTGTAACACATTTGTTTCACAAACAGCTCTTGTAGCGCCTTATTTAGTTTCAATTGCCAAAACGGGTCTTACAGTTACTTTATTTCTAATAGGGGCGGGTTTAAATTGGAAAATTTTAAAAACAGTAGGTATTAAACCATTATTGCAAGGGGTTTTACTTTGGGGTTTTATTGCTATTGCAGCTTTAGTATCTATTATCTATTTAAGTTAG
- a CDS encoding YoaK family protein encodes MFRHQGKNRTFIHNLRLATLLSFVAGIVNITGVLAVKTLTTNVTGHFAFFAEEVIKHNYTAAITFFVFTIFFLMGAFTSNFMAEWVSIKHPHLLHIIPISMEIAILTLVGFFGIQADLYTLEGKMIAFAMLFAMGIQNSLVTKISQSTVRTTHLTGLFTDLGIELSQLFFYKKQNEKKRLNASISLRLSIITFFFIGCISGGYIYTFFKIKTLLVGVFFLFIALMYDSIRLRFLAVKRKKLTTKH; translated from the coding sequence ATGTTTCGGCATCAAGGAAAAAACAGAACATTTATTCACAATTTGCGTTTGGCTACTTTACTTTCATTTGTTGCTGGAATAGTAAATATAACTGGAGTTTTGGCAGTAAAGACACTGACTACTAATGTGACTGGTCATTTTGCTTTTTTTGCCGAAGAAGTGATAAAACACAATTATACTGCTGCAATTACTTTTTTTGTATTTACTATTTTCTTCCTAATGGGGGCTTTTACTTCTAATTTTATGGCAGAATGGGTTTCAATAAAACATCCCCATTTATTACATATCATACCTATTTCAATGGAGATAGCTATTTTAACTTTAGTGGGGTTTTTCGGTATTCAAGCCGATTTATACACTTTAGAAGGAAAAATGATTGCTTTTGCAATGCTTTTTGCTATGGGAATACAAAATTCTTTGGTAACAAAAATATCTCAATCGACGGTAAGAACTACTCATCTTACGGGGCTTTTCACTGATTTAGGTATTGAACTGTCTCAATTGTTTTTTTATAAAAAACAAAATGAAAAAAAGAGATTAAATGCTAGCATTTCTTTGCGATTATCTATCATAACTTTTTTCTTTATTGGTTGTATTTCTGGAGGTTATATCTATACTTTTTTTAAAATAAAAACACTATTAGTTGGTGTCTTTTTTCTTTTCATTGCGCTTATGTATGATTCTATTCGCTTGCGTTTTTTAGCTGTCAAAAGAAAAAAGCTTACTACAAAGCACTAA
- a CDS encoding zinc dependent phospholipase C family protein has protein sequence MKNIKFKPTVVTLTAVVICFLTVSWGIVGHERINKAAVMALPKSLQVFFYNHIDFITQESTVPDLRKYILQDKAEGPRHYFDMENFGSVDSFPKTMAEAKKKYDDKFLSKNGTLPWHIQEMMGKLTQAFKDKRKSEILFIAADLGHYIADAHMPLHTSDNHDGQFTDQKGIHALWESRLPELFVKNYKFTVAPAHYYEDVNKATWDLIKDTHSLVPALLAADKGLRTSLPTNQIFVTDTEGNIVKNKYNGVKYTDEYAGKFNTALNGMVESQMKKAVTATASFWYTAWVNAGKPDLSNLDASSLTKRNAKCLKKDNQLFKKGDLFGIESDKDAE, from the coding sequence ATGAAAAATATCAAGTTTAAGCCTACGGTAGTGACGTTAACTGCAGTAGTTATTTGTTTCTTAACTGTTTCTTGGGGAATTGTAGGACATGAAAGAATTAATAAAGCAGCAGTGATGGCTTTACCAAAGTCACTTCAGGTTTTCTTTTATAACCACATCGATTTTATTACGCAAGAATCGACTGTTCCTGATTTAAGGAAATATATTTTACAAGATAAGGCCGAAGGACCTAGACATTATTTTGACATGGAGAATTTTGGTTCGGTAGATAGTTTTCCAAAAACTATGGCTGAAGCCAAAAAGAAATACGATGATAAATTTTTGTCTAAAAACGGAACTTTGCCTTGGCACATTCAAGAAATGATGGGAAAGTTAACTCAAGCTTTTAAAGACAAAAGAAAATCAGAAATCTTATTTATTGCAGCTGATTTAGGTCATTATATAGCAGATGCTCACATGCCGTTGCATACTTCAGATAACCACGACGGTCAATTTACGGATCAAAAAGGAATTCATGCTTTGTGGGAAAGTAGATTGCCAGAATTATTTGTTAAAAACTATAAATTTACGGTTGCTCCTGCCCATTATTATGAAGATGTAAACAAAGCGACTTGGGACTTGATTAAGGACACCCATAGCTTAGTACCAGCATTATTAGCTGCAGATAAAGGATTGAGAACTTCATTACCAACAAATCAAATTTTTGTTACAGATACAGAGGGAAATATTGTAAAAAATAAATACAACGGAGTAAAATATACCGATGAATATGCAGGGAAATTCAATACTGCTTTAAACGGTATGGTGGAAAGCCAAATGAAGAAAGCAGTTACCGCTACAGCTAGTTTTTGGTATACGGCTTGGGTAAATGCAGGAAAACCAGATTTAAGTAATTTAGATGCTTCCTCACTGACAAAACGTAATGCTAAGTGTTTGAAAAAAGACAATCAACTTTTCAAAAAAGGAGATTTATTTGGAATAGAAAGTGATAAAGACGCTGAATAA
- a CDS encoding LTA synthase family protein, with the protein MSFFKKLSPFYNLTLFYVLVSFILRIVLLFHPITQASFKGIDAIKIFTLGFVSDIFVFILASGFLWLYLIFISNAKYLKPYGYIFFGLLIALFLYILSGKSILNEYGGALPEIGLAFVGIKTGLFGLLLFLPKHRDKIRFWLFSFVMFLFVVLILQNAISEYFFWNEFGVKYNFIAVNYLVYTNEVIGNIMESYPVIPLFSGLFLIAGIVTYFIVGKSKNYIDNIPTFVEKIKISGLYLVLFVSSLFVIPSLANQENSQNIFANELQANGIYKFYLAFMNSELDYFKFYKTLPEKEAYTLLSQQIPGISNESTLRDIKSAAAEMHKNVVLITIESYSADFMEAYGSDKKITPFLDSLAKQSLLFTNFYASGNRTVRGLEAVTLCLPPTAGESVVKRKDNKDKFTTGSLFKQKGYNVKYLYGGDSFFDNMEDFFSGNGYDIVDKKTFKPEEITFSNVWGVCDEDMYNKAIKVMNAEANENKPFFNHIMTVSNHRPFTYPNNKIDIPGDAKSRDGGVKYTDFAMKNFFEKAKKQPWFANTVFVILADHCASSAGKTEMPLDKYRIPAMIYSPGFIQPQQYNKLMSQIDIMPTVFGLLNFNYQSKFYGQDVLKPDYKPRALIATYQDLGLIKDNVLTIISPKQAYKQYQLTLLPKPGVGADFQIYYDEKPLDKSRMDLVNETISFYQTASDMLKKKKYQKN; encoded by the coding sequence ATGTCTTTTTTTAAAAAATTATCCCCTTTTTATAACCTTACCCTGTTTTACGTTTTAGTAAGTTTTATATTAAGAATCGTTTTACTTTTTCATCCTATTACACAAGCCTCTTTCAAAGGAATAGACGCAATCAAAATATTTACATTAGGTTTTGTCTCGGATATTTTTGTTTTTATATTGGCAAGTGGTTTTTTATGGCTGTATCTTATTTTTATATCCAATGCAAAATATTTAAAACCATATGGCTATATTTTTTTTGGGCTATTAATTGCTTTGTTTTTATACATTCTTTCAGGAAAATCAATACTTAATGAGTATGGTGGTGCTTTACCCGAAATAGGTTTGGCATTTGTAGGAATCAAAACAGGCTTGTTTGGTTTATTGCTTTTTTTGCCAAAACACAGAGATAAGATTCGATTTTGGCTTTTTAGTTTTGTTATGTTTCTATTTGTTGTTTTGATTTTACAAAATGCCATAAGTGAATATTTTTTCTGGAATGAATTTGGAGTGAAATATAATTTTATTGCTGTAAATTATTTAGTTTATACTAATGAAGTAATTGGAAATATCATGGAATCCTATCCTGTCATTCCATTATTTTCAGGATTATTCCTTATTGCTGGAATCGTTACCTATTTTATTGTTGGTAAATCAAAAAACTATATTGACAACATTCCAACATTTGTAGAGAAAATTAAAATATCAGGATTATATTTAGTTTTATTTGTAAGTTCCTTATTTGTTATTCCTTCATTGGCAAATCAAGAAAATTCTCAAAATATATTTGCTAATGAATTGCAAGCAAACGGGATTTATAAGTTTTATTTGGCTTTCATGAATAGTGAATTGGATTATTTTAAATTCTATAAAACACTACCAGAAAAAGAAGCATATACCTTACTTTCTCAACAAATTCCAGGTATTTCAAATGAATCTACTTTAAGAGATATCAAAAGTGCTGCTGCTGAAATGCATAAAAATGTAGTGTTAATTACAATTGAAAGCTATAGTGCTGACTTTATGGAAGCTTATGGAAGCGATAAAAAAATCACTCCTTTTCTAGATAGTTTAGCAAAACAAAGTTTGCTGTTTACCAATTTTTATGCTTCTGGAAACAGAACTGTTCGTGGATTGGAAGCCGTAACACTATGCTTACCTCCTACTGCAGGTGAAAGTGTAGTGAAAAGAAAAGACAATAAAGACAAATTTACAACAGGAAGTTTATTTAAGCAAAAAGGATATAATGTAAAATACTTGTATGGAGGAGATTCCTTTTTTGATAATATGGAAGATTTCTTTTCAGGAAATGGATATGATATCGTAGACAAAAAGACGTTTAAACCTGAAGAAATCACTTTTTCGAACGTGTGGGGAGTTTGTGATGAAGACATGTACAACAAAGCCATAAAGGTCATGAACGCTGAAGCAAATGAAAACAAACCTTTCTTTAATCATATTATGACGGTAAGTAATCACAGACCCTTTACTTATCCAAACAACAAAATTGACATTCCTGGAGATGCTAAATCACGTGATGGAGGTGTAAAATACACTGATTTTGCTATGAAAAATTTCTTTGAAAAAGCAAAAAAACAGCCTTGGTTCGCCAATACGGTTTTTGTAATTCTTGCCGATCATTGTGCTTCAAGTGCTGGAAAAACCGAAATGCCTTTGGACAAATATAGAATTCCAGCTATGATTTATAGCCCAGGATTTATACAGCCACAACAGTATAATAAACTAATGTCACAAATAGACATTATGCCTACCGTTTTTGGTCTTTTGAATTTTAATTATCAATCTAAGTTTTATGGTCAGGATGTTTTAAAACCAGATTATAAACCTAGAGCATTAATTGCTACTTATCAAGATTTAGGATTGATAAAAGATAATGTTTTGACCATTATTTCACCTAAACAAGCCTATAAGCAATACCAATTGACACTATTGCCAAAGCCTGGAGTTGGTGCCGATTTTCAAATTTATTATGATGAGAAACCACTAGATAAAAGCCGAATGGATTTAGTAAATGAAACTATTTCATTCTATCAAACCGCATCAGATATGCTAAAGAAAAAGAAATATCAGAAGAATTAA
- a CDS encoding thioredoxin family protein: MKKNMLLLLFFIGTIGYSQDWKTDINLAKQEAVAQNKPILLVFSGSDWCAPCIKLDKTIWQSAEFKKYATEHLVLERADFPKKKQNQLEAQIKKQNQDLAEIYNKDGIFPLVVVLDATGKVLGTTSYKNISPTEYIGLLNSFLK; this comes from the coding sequence ATGAAAAAAAACATGCTATTACTATTGTTTTTTATTGGAACAATAGGATATTCACAAGATTGGAAAACGGATATTAATCTTGCAAAACAAGAAGCAGTTGCACAAAACAAACCCATTTTACTTGTTTTCTCTGGTTCTGATTGGTGTGCACCTTGCATAAAGTTAGATAAAACGATTTGGCAATCTGCAGAATTCAAGAAATATGCAACTGAACATTTGGTTTTAGAACGTGCCGATTTTCCAAAGAAAAAGCAAAATCAATTAGAAGCACAAATCAAGAAACAAAATCAAGATCTTGCTGAAATATATAATAAGGATGGAATTTTTCCTTTGGTTGTTGTATTAGATGCTACTGGAAAAGTATTGGGCACTACAAGTTATAAAAATATTTCTCCAACGGAATATATTGGGTTGCTTAATTCATTTTTAAAATAA
- a CDS encoding FAD:protein FMN transferase: MRQLSSCIFFFVVFATSAQVTQKRTLSMLGSPFEMIVVAKDIPEADGYIDMAVAEVSRIEHLISDWIPTTPISEVNRNAGIKPVKVPQEVFDLVGRAMKISELTSGAFDISYASMDKIWKFDGSMTRMPTTEEIKNSVSKVGYKNIILDPKNTTIFLKNEGMKLGLGGIGQGFIADKIKTMLIGKGVVAGIVNISGDINTWGKQLDGEKWKVGIKNPMNKDKIFATFPLEDSSVETSGSYEKYVTFNGKRYSHIIDTRTGYPASGVISVSVFAKSTELADALATGIFVLGVDVGLDLVNQLPGIGCIYVDDKGKISTSKNIDLKNYKNE; encoded by the coding sequence ATGCGACAATTATCTTCCTGTATTTTCTTTTTTGTAGTATTTGCAACTTCGGCTCAGGTTACCCAAAAAAGAACTTTATCGATGTTAGGAAGCCCGTTTGAAATGATTGTTGTAGCTAAAGATATTCCAGAAGCCGATGGATATATTGATATGGCTGTAGCGGAAGTCTCTCGAATTGAACATTTAATTTCCGACTGGATTCCAACAACACCAATATCCGAAGTCAATAGAAATGCAGGAATTAAACCAGTAAAAGTACCTCAAGAGGTATTTGATTTGGTTGGGAGAGCGATGAAAATATCAGAGTTAACTTCAGGAGCATTTGATATTAGTTATGCTTCAATGGATAAAATTTGGAAATTTGACGGAAGCATGACAAGGATGCCAACAACTGAAGAGATTAAAAATTCGGTTAGTAAAGTAGGATATAAAAATATCATATTAGATCCAAAAAACACAACTATTTTTCTTAAAAATGAAGGAATGAAATTGGGTTTAGGAGGTATTGGTCAGGGCTTTATTGCTGATAAAATTAAAACTATGCTCATCGGCAAAGGGGTAGTTGCTGGAATAGTGAATATCTCTGGAGATATCAATACTTGGGGTAAACAACTCGATGGAGAGAAATGGAAAGTGGGAATTAAAAACCCAATGAATAAGGATAAAATTTTCGCTACTTTTCCACTCGAAGATAGTTCTGTTGAAACATCAGGGAGTTATGAAAAGTATGTTACATTCAATGGTAAACGCTATTCTCATATCATTGACACCAGAACGGGTTATCCAGCATCAGGTGTGATTAGTGTCTCTGTTTTTGCTAAATCAACCGAATTAGCAGATGCACTAGCCACAGGTATTTTTGTACTTGGAGTTGATGTTGGTTTAGATTTGGTGAATCAACTGCCCGGAATTGGCTGTATTTATGTTGACGATAAAGGAAAAATATCCACCTCAAAAAATATTGATTTAAAAAATTATAAAAATGAATAA